From the Lathyrus oleraceus cultivar Zhongwan6 chromosome 3, CAAS_Psat_ZW6_1.0, whole genome shotgun sequence genome, the window GATACATTCCGGTCTCCTCCTGTGCCTCTTCCTTATGACATTGTCTTCGGAGGTTCCGCGTCAACAGACTCTGAGTCTGGCAGAGAAACCGTTAGTATGAGTAGTTTTGAAACTTCTATTGCACGCGATGATGATATTGAAGAATCAGATTGTAAAGATCAAACCAAATGTACACCTCTATCTCCAAAGAAGAAAGAACTATCAAAATCAAATGGAACACAAGTATTGGCGACAGAAGAAGAGGATGTCTGCCCAATTTGTCTCGAAGGTACAGTTTCTCGCATAATTGAAAGTTGAATTTTGTCATGTTTCTCTCTTAGTATATTGAAAAACAATCATTTGAGATTTTTTTGTCGTTTTTAATGCAGAATATGACGACGAGAATCCTAAAAATCTGACAAAATGTGAACATCATTTTCACCTATCTTGCATTCTTGAATGGATGGAAAGAAGTGACTCCTGTCCTAATTGCGACCAGGTTCGGCTTTTGTATTCATTCCATATTAACTATAATAACTAACAAAAAAGAGCCTTATACTTGTTTTCATTAAACACAATACAATCATGTTTGCTAACCTATGACACTGACACGATGTTGACACATGCACGAACACGACACTGCCACGTTGATTATGCCGAGCTTTAGTCAGATGTTTATATATTTTTCTCTCTGATGTTACAGGAGATGATATTTTGACCAGACAATGAATTAGTTTGATTGTATTAAAGTGAAAGTTTGCTAGATTTATATATGAAAGATAGATGAAGAAGTTCAATGTATGATAACTGGTAAGATGATGGTAGCTGCAGATTCATTTTCCCTTTTTCCTTGTTTTGATTTGT encodes:
- the LOC127127064 gene encoding probable E3 ubiquitin-protein ligase RHB1A, which codes for MGGCCCSARKHHLQGTPVYYYCPPTFEERGSSTSNDGTTASLSAGFLVGLNFEAAIPDTFRSPPVPLPYDIVFGGSASTDSESGRETVSMSSFETSIARDDDIEESDCKDQTKCTPLSPKKKELSKSNGTQVLATEEEDVCPICLEEYDDENPKNLTKCEHHFHLSCILEWMERSDSCPNCDQEMIF